Proteins from a single region of Pseudomonas sp. 10S4:
- a CDS encoding sarcosine oxidase subunit gamma, whose product MTSLREQHTVGQHALAPLPGCTLTDLTDLPRVGFRGAQSAAYLQGRDFVLPDAPNRVVPQADGSQVARLSQTEYLLLGSPADLGQRIADEEARWELDHQANYLLPRQDSHACFQLSGEHLANVMAKLCGVDLSPLAFGPGAVAQTSAARINVIVINSSTAQQDSFHILCDRASKTYFREAMLDALQEFG is encoded by the coding sequence ATGACCAGCCTCAGAGAACAACACACTGTCGGGCAGCATGCCCTCGCGCCTTTGCCGGGCTGCACGCTGACGGATCTGACTGACCTGCCACGGGTGGGTTTTCGTGGCGCGCAGAGCGCCGCGTACCTGCAAGGTCGGGACTTTGTCCTGCCGGACGCGCCCAACCGTGTAGTGCCTCAAGCCGATGGCAGCCAGGTTGCGCGGTTGTCCCAGACCGAATACCTGTTGCTGGGTAGCCCCGCGGACCTGGGCCAGCGTATCGCCGATGAAGAAGCCCGTTGGGAGCTGGATCACCAAGCCAACTACCTGCTGCCACGTCAGGACAGCCATGCCTGTTTTCAACTGAGTGGTGAACACTTGGCTAACGTCATGGCCAAGCTCTGCGGCGTCGATTTGAGTCCTCTGGCGTTCGGCCCCGGCGCCGTGGCGCAAACCTCGGCGGCGCGGATCAACGTGATCGTGATCAACTCAAGTACCGCGCAGCAGGACAGTTTTCACATCCTGTGTGATCGAGCCTCGAAGACCTATTTTCGTGAAGCGATGCTGGATGCGCTGCAAGAGTTTGGTTGA
- a CDS encoding helix-turn-helix domain-containing protein, which yields MPTETAPRLKLEQYLGMQIKRQRQAQDLKLSDVAKIADISQGMLSKIENAQVSTSLDTLSRLCDVLGLPLSKLFSEYDQQGGSALLVKADQGMEVVRRGTEKGHTYHLLNHTRGPKKSFEAYMVSMDDASEEFPTFSHPGTEFLHLLEGELIYRHGNQLYRMEAGDSLTFEGEIPHGPEELVLVPIRLLSIMNYGNDKE from the coding sequence ATGCCCACCGAAACCGCCCCGCGCCTCAAGCTTGAGCAATACCTGGGAATGCAGATCAAGCGTCAGCGCCAGGCCCAGGATTTGAAACTGTCCGACGTGGCCAAGATTGCGGACATCAGCCAAGGCATGTTGAGCAAGATCGAGAACGCCCAGGTCTCCACCAGCCTCGATACCCTGAGCCGTCTGTGCGACGTGCTGGGTTTGCCACTCTCGAAGTTGTTCAGCGAATACGACCAGCAAGGTGGCAGCGCACTGCTGGTCAAGGCTGACCAAGGGATGGAAGTGGTGCGCCGTGGGACCGAGAAAGGCCATACCTACCACTTGCTCAACCACACCCGTGGGCCGAAGAAGAGTTTCGAGGCGTACATGGTGAGCATGGATGACGCGAGCGAGGAGTTTCCGACCTTCTCCCACCCTGGCACCGAGTTCTTGCACTTGCTCGAAGGCGAGTTGATTTATCGCCACGGCAATCAGTTGTATCGCATGGAGGCTGGGGACAGCCTGACCTTTGAAGGGGAAATTCCCCATGGGCCGGAGGAATTGGTGCTGGTGCCGATTCGGCTGTTGTCGATCATGAATTATGGCAACGATAAGGAGTGA
- a CDS encoding glucarate dehydratase family protein, with translation MKIKRVTVTPIAFRDPPLLNASGIHEPFALRSIIEIESDNGYIGLGESYGDAPALAIQMQLKDQLIGLDPFNLNQLRAIVQATVAANKTTSVAGAELAPGSHASKAVSNAYSAFEVAFLDLQAHSLNVPLVDLLGGAIRDEIPFSAYLFFKYAQHIDSPYKPDNWGEALNEEQIVAQARRMIETYGFKSIKLKAGALEPEHEVACIKALKKAFPGYPLRIDPNANWSLETSIRMAELLGDDLQYYEDPTPGLEGMAELHKRTGLPLATNMVVTDFDEFRRSVALNSVQIVLADHHYWGGLRDTQALAKMCQTFGLGVSMHSNSHLGISLMAMTHVAASVPNLDYACDTHYPWQEPDEEVIKGGKLPIVDGCVKITRAAGLGLELDHDQLGKLHDQYLTCGIRQRDDVRQMQRYQPDWKTVKPRF, from the coding sequence TTGAAAATCAAACGAGTGACCGTGACCCCCATCGCCTTCCGCGATCCGCCACTGCTTAATGCCAGCGGCATTCACGAACCCTTTGCACTGCGTTCGATCATCGAAATCGAGAGCGACAACGGCTACATCGGCCTCGGCGAGAGCTACGGTGATGCCCCGGCCCTGGCGATCCAAATGCAACTCAAGGATCAACTGATCGGCCTCGATCCGTTCAACCTCAACCAGTTGCGCGCCATCGTCCAGGCCACCGTAGCAGCGAACAAAACCACCAGCGTTGCCGGCGCCGAACTGGCGCCCGGCTCCCACGCAAGCAAAGCCGTGAGCAACGCTTACTCAGCCTTCGAAGTCGCGTTTCTCGACCTTCAGGCGCACTCGCTGAACGTGCCGTTGGTGGACCTTTTGGGCGGTGCGATCCGTGACGAAATCCCGTTCAGCGCCTACCTGTTTTTCAAGTATGCGCAGCACATTGATTCGCCCTATAAGCCAGACAATTGGGGCGAGGCGCTGAACGAAGAGCAGATCGTTGCCCAGGCCCGGCGGATGATCGAAACCTACGGCTTCAAGAGCATCAAGCTCAAGGCCGGCGCATTGGAACCGGAACATGAAGTGGCGTGCATCAAGGCGTTGAAGAAAGCGTTTCCCGGTTACCCGCTGCGGATCGACCCGAATGCTAACTGGTCGCTGGAAACCTCGATTCGCATGGCGGAATTGCTAGGCGATGACCTGCAATATTACGAGGACCCGACGCCGGGTCTGGAAGGCATGGCCGAACTGCACAAACGCACCGGCCTGCCGCTGGCGACCAACATGGTGGTCACCGATTTCGATGAATTTCGCCGCAGCGTGGCGTTGAACAGTGTGCAGATCGTGCTCGCCGACCATCACTATTGGGGTGGTCTGCGCGACACGCAGGCCCTGGCCAAAATGTGCCAGACCTTTGGTCTTGGCGTGTCCATGCATTCCAATTCGCACCTGGGCATCAGCCTGATGGCCATGACTCACGTCGCAGCTTCGGTGCCGAATCTGGATTACGCCTGCGACACCCATTACCCGTGGCAGGAGCCGGATGAAGAGGTGATCAAGGGCGGCAAACTGCCGATTGTCGATGGCTGCGTGAAGATCACCCGGGCAGCGGGTTTGGGTCTGGAGCTGGATCACGATCAGTTGGGCAAACTGCACGATCAATACCTGACGTGCGGTATCCGCCAGCGCGATGACGTAAGGCAGATGCAGCGCTATCAGCCGGATTGGAAGACCGTCAAACCTCGGTTTTGA
- a CDS encoding DUF2252 domain-containing protein — protein MTPPRPSQRLPHLTQLRNKKMARSAHAYVRGSTVQFYEWLHSQSGRRLPQGPAIWICGDCHAGNLGPTANSKGEIDIHIRDLDQAVIGNPAHDLVRLALSLATAARGSDLPGVTTARMLEEMMRGYEQAFADRPDEAPPRPAQVKASMRSAVQRTWKNLARERIENARPTIPLGKHFWPLSRKENAAIQTVCASPEIHQLVTSLKGRPNGADVELLDSAYWVKGCSSLGLLRYAVLLGVGEKAAQEYCLIDIKEAVGAAAPRAARAHMPRDNGKRVLEGARQLSPSLGERMITTRFLDHGFFIRELLPQDMKLELDELSEIDAMHTAGYLARVVGIAHARQMDRATRKSWIAELQVNRTGQLDAPSWLWTSVVQLVGKHEEGYLNHCRRYALEH, from the coding sequence ATGACCCCTCCCCGCCCATCGCAACGCCTTCCGCATTTGACTCAGCTACGCAACAAGAAGATGGCTCGCTCGGCACACGCCTATGTTCGAGGCAGCACCGTCCAGTTTTACGAATGGCTACACAGTCAATCAGGCCGGCGCTTGCCTCAAGGGCCCGCAATCTGGATATGCGGTGATTGCCATGCAGGCAATCTTGGACCTACAGCGAACTCCAAAGGCGAAATTGATATACATATTCGCGATCTGGACCAGGCCGTCATCGGTAATCCAGCGCATGATCTTGTGCGTCTGGCCCTGTCGTTGGCGACTGCGGCCAGAGGCTCTGACTTACCTGGTGTCACAACGGCTCGAATGCTGGAAGAAATGATGCGCGGTTATGAGCAAGCGTTCGCTGATCGACCCGATGAAGCGCCCCCGCGCCCAGCCCAAGTAAAGGCGAGCATGCGCAGTGCCGTGCAACGAACATGGAAAAATCTTGCCCGGGAACGTATTGAAAATGCCCGTCCCACCATTCCTTTGGGAAAACACTTCTGGCCACTGTCCCGAAAAGAAAATGCAGCAATACAAACCGTTTGTGCGTCCCCGGAAATCCATCAACTGGTCACTTCTCTGAAGGGAAGACCCAATGGCGCTGATGTAGAGCTTTTAGATTCGGCTTACTGGGTAAAAGGATGCAGTTCGCTCGGTTTGTTGCGTTACGCGGTGCTGCTGGGGGTGGGTGAAAAAGCAGCACAGGAATATTGTTTGATCGACATCAAGGAAGCCGTAGGTGCCGCGGCGCCTCGGGCAGCTCGAGCTCATATGCCGCGCGACAACGGCAAAAGAGTGCTGGAGGGAGCCCGGCAACTTTCACCTTCGCTCGGTGAACGAATGATCACGACGCGTTTTCTGGACCACGGCTTTTTTATCCGAGAGTTGCTGCCTCAGGACATGAAGCTTGAACTGGATGAATTAAGCGAGATTGATGCCATGCACACGGCAGGGTACCTCGCACGCGTTGTTGGAATTGCACATGCGCGGCAGATGGATCGGGCAACTCGAAAAAGCTGGATCGCTGAATTACAGGTAAACCGGACAGGACAGCTGGATGCGCCGTCCTGGCTATGGACCAGCGTTGTGCAACTGGTAGGGAAGCATGAAGAGGGATACCTGAATCACTGCCGACGCTACGCCCTGGAGCATTAG
- a CDS encoding MFS transporter: MKTLQSAPQPTVLARAAAKVKRHVLPLFVVMFIVNYIDRVNIGFVRSHMETDLGIGAAAYGLGAGLFFVGYALFEVPSNMLLQRYGARVWLTRIMFTWGFAAMAMAFVKGETSFYVLRFILGAAEAGFFPGIIYYFTQWLPASERGKTMAVFLSGSAIASVISGPVSGALLNINGLSLHGWQWMFLIEGFASIVLCGFVWFWLQSHPREAIWLSEEERGALIAAIAEEQQTREAAKGPKPSMFKLLADRQIALFCFIYFSIALTIYGATFWLPSMIKKMGNLGDFQVGLFNSVPWIISIVAMYGFAAMASKWKHQQAWVALTLVIAAFGMFMSTTGGPVFAFVAICFAAIGFKAASALFWPIPQSYLDARIAAAVIALINSIGNLGGFVAPTAFGFLEQSTGSIEGGMYGLAATSLVAAVVIFFARTTPRSRIGKSTDVVVSSHATTH; encoded by the coding sequence TTGAAAACCCTTCAGAGTGCACCGCAGCCTACGGTACTCGCCCGTGCCGCGGCCAAAGTGAAGCGCCATGTGCTGCCGCTGTTTGTGGTCATGTTCATCGTCAACTACATCGACCGTGTGAACATCGGTTTCGTGCGCAGCCATATGGAAACTGACCTAGGCATTGGCGCGGCGGCCTATGGACTCGGCGCCGGTTTGTTTTTCGTCGGTTATGCATTGTTTGAGGTGCCGTCCAACATGCTGCTGCAGCGTTACGGCGCTCGCGTCTGGCTGACGCGGATCATGTTCACCTGGGGCTTTGCGGCCATGGCGATGGCCTTCGTCAAAGGCGAGACCAGTTTCTATGTGCTGCGCTTTATCCTCGGCGCGGCAGAGGCCGGGTTTTTCCCCGGCATCATTTACTACTTCACCCAGTGGCTGCCGGCGTCCGAGCGCGGCAAGACCATGGCGGTGTTCCTCAGCGGTTCGGCGATAGCCTCGGTAATTTCCGGCCCGGTGTCCGGGGCGCTGCTGAACATCAACGGCTTGAGCCTGCATGGCTGGCAGTGGATGTTCCTGATCGAAGGCTTCGCTTCCATCGTGCTCTGCGGTTTTGTCTGGTTTTGGCTGCAATCCCATCCGCGCGAGGCGATATGGCTAAGCGAAGAGGAGCGGGGCGCGTTGATTGCCGCCATCGCGGAGGAACAGCAGACCCGTGAAGCCGCGAAAGGGCCCAAGCCCTCGATGTTCAAACTGTTGGCCGACCGGCAGATTGCGCTGTTCTGTTTCATCTACTTTTCCATCGCGTTGACGATCTATGGCGCCACGTTCTGGCTGCCGAGCATGATCAAGAAAATGGGCAATCTGGGCGACTTCCAGGTCGGCCTGTTCAACTCGGTGCCGTGGATCATTTCCATCGTCGCGATGTACGGCTTCGCCGCGATGGCCAGCAAGTGGAAACACCAGCAGGCCTGGGTCGCGCTGACACTGGTGATTGCGGCGTTTGGCATGTTCATGTCCACCACCGGCGGCCCGGTCTTCGCTTTTGTCGCGATCTGTTTTGCCGCCATCGGCTTCAAGGCTGCGTCGGCGCTGTTCTGGCCGATTCCCCAAAGCTATCTGGATGCACGCATTGCGGCGGCGGTGATCGCCTTGATCAACTCCATCGGCAACCTGGGCGGCTTCGTCGCGCCCACTGCGTTCGGTTTCCTGGAGCAATCCACCGGCTCCATCGAAGGTGGGATGTATGGCTTGGCGGCGACCTCGCTGGTGGCCGCCGTGGTGATCTTCTTCGCTCGCACAACTCCTCGCAGCCGCATTGGCAAATCAACCGACGTCGTGGTGTCGAGCCACGCCACAACGCATTAA
- the folD gene encoding bifunctional methylenetetrahydrofolate dehydrogenase/methenyltetrahydrofolate cyclohydrolase FolD, with translation MSAPKLIDGKATAARVLAQVREDVGSLREQDIQPALAVILVGSDPASQVYVRNKILRAEEVGIRSLEYRLSTDTSTEQLLNLIATLNADYSINGVLLQLPLPAHINELRALQAIDPAKDVDGFHSENVGGLSQGRAVLTPCTPSGCLYLLEQTCGDLRGKHAVVIGRSNIVGKPMAALLLKADCSVTVLHSRSCDAQALCRQADIVIAAVGRPRLIDASWLKPGAVVIDVGINRIDDDGRSRLVGDVDFDSALPHVAAITPVPGGVGPMTIAFLMKNTVTAALNQHQAQRSQSEAVCHSIY, from the coding sequence GTGAGCGCGCCCAAACTGATTGACGGCAAAGCCACCGCAGCCCGGGTGTTGGCACAGGTCCGCGAGGACGTGGGCAGCCTGCGCGAGCAAGACATTCAACCGGCATTGGCGGTGATTCTGGTGGGCAGCGACCCGGCCAGCCAGGTTTATGTACGCAATAAAATCCTGCGCGCCGAAGAAGTCGGCATCCGCTCCCTGGAGTACCGATTGTCCACGGACACCAGCACCGAACAACTGCTGAACCTGATCGCCACGCTCAATGCCGATTACTCGATCAATGGCGTCCTGCTGCAATTGCCGCTGCCGGCGCACATCAACGAATTACGGGCACTGCAAGCCATCGATCCGGCCAAGGACGTCGACGGTTTTCACAGTGAAAACGTCGGCGGCCTCAGCCAGGGTCGCGCGGTGCTCACGCCCTGCACGCCCAGCGGCTGCCTGTACTTGCTGGAACAAACCTGCGGCGATCTGCGCGGCAAGCACGCGGTGGTGATCGGCCGCTCAAACATCGTCGGCAAACCCATGGCGGCCCTGCTGCTAAAAGCCGATTGCTCGGTGACTGTGCTGCATTCGCGCAGCTGTGATGCGCAAGCCCTGTGTCGCCAGGCAGACATCGTCATCGCCGCCGTCGGCCGACCACGACTGATCGACGCCAGTTGGCTCAAGCCTGGCGCGGTGGTGATCGACGTCGGTATCAACCGCATCGACGACGATGGCCGCAGCCGTCTGGTGGGCGACGTCGACTTCGACAGCGCCCTGCCCCACGTCGCCGCCATCACCCCGGTACCCGGTGGAGTCGGACCGATGACCATCGCCTTTTTGATGAAGAACACCGTGACCGCCGCCCTTAATCAACACCAGGCCCAACGCAGCCAATCGGAGGCCGTATGCCATTCAATCTATTGA
- a CDS encoding LysR substrate-binding domain-containing protein, with the protein MFELTQLRCFTTVATELNFRRAAERLNMTQPPLSRQIQLLEHHLGVELFTRTTRSVALTAAGRAFFIEAQNLLERAQQAAATARRFAEGDIGSVNISFVGSAVYEFLPKVIAEARLKQPHVKIDLSEMNTYQQHEALRARRIDLGIVRAPLLETGYATECLVREPFVLAVPSNHRLASAEVVSVQDLDAQPFLMYSHAAYPPFNELLTGMLRSARIAPEYVQWLGSSLTILALVNAGMGLALVPRCATSVVFKNVVFRDIDLGEGVQSELYLIWRENNDNPAFAMLLEGIRRAVREGWGTV; encoded by the coding sequence ATGTTCGAGCTTACCCAGCTGCGCTGCTTCACCACGGTCGCGACTGAACTCAACTTCCGTCGCGCCGCCGAACGGTTGAACATGACCCAACCACCGCTCAGCCGACAGATTCAACTGTTGGAACACCACTTGGGCGTCGAGCTGTTCACCCGCACCACCCGCAGTGTCGCCCTGACTGCGGCCGGTCGCGCCTTCTTCATCGAAGCCCAGAACTTGCTGGAGCGCGCCCAGCAAGCGGCCGCCACCGCCCGACGTTTTGCCGAAGGCGACATCGGCTCGGTCAACATCAGTTTCGTCGGCAGCGCGGTGTATGAATTCCTGCCCAAGGTGATTGCCGAAGCGCGGCTCAAACAGCCCCACGTCAAAATCGATCTGTCGGAGATGAACACCTACCAGCAACACGAAGCCCTGCGTGCTCGCCGCATCGACCTGGGCATCGTCCGCGCGCCGTTGCTGGAAACGGGTTACGCCACTGAATGCCTGGTGCGCGAACCTTTTGTGCTGGCAGTGCCCAGTAATCATCGGCTGGCCAGCGCAGAAGTCGTGTCGGTGCAGGACCTCGATGCCCAACCGTTTTTAATGTACTCCCACGCCGCCTACCCGCCGTTCAACGAACTGCTGACCGGTATGCTGCGCTCGGCCCGTATCGCCCCGGAATACGTGCAGTGGCTGGGCTCATCCCTGACCATTCTGGCCCTGGTCAACGCTGGAATGGGACTGGCCCTGGTGCCGCGTTGCGCCACCAGCGTCGTGTTCAAGAATGTGGTGTTCCGCGATATCGACTTGGGCGAAGGGGTGCAAAGCGAACTGTATTTGATCTGGCGCGAGAACAATGACAACCCGGCGTTTGCGATGCTGCTGGAAGGGATTCGACGGGCCGTCAGGGAAGGATGGGGCACTGTTTGA
- the purU gene encoding formyltetrahydrofolate deformylase: MQHEKNHFIIKITCPAVSGIVAAVTTYLADNGCYIGEMAQFDDDFSGRFFMRAVFRFNDGHQGDLQQIKDGFSDVASAFDMSWELHDTREPMRVLLMVSKFDHCLTDLLYRYHKGEMDMTITAIVSNHLDLRPMAEREGIRFIYLPVTKDTKARQEAELMKIVDDTGTELVVLARYMQILSDDLCKQLSGRAINIHHSFLPGFKGAKPYHQAYQRGVKLIGATAHYVTSDLDEGPIIEQEVQRVDHVYMPDDLVAIGRDTETVALSKAVKYHLEHRVFLNQDRTVVFR, encoded by the coding sequence ATGCAACACGAAAAAAACCATTTCATCATCAAAATCACTTGTCCCGCGGTGTCCGGCATTGTCGCCGCCGTCACCACTTACCTGGCGGACAACGGTTGCTACATCGGGGAGATGGCGCAATTCGACGATGACTTCAGCGGCCGGTTTTTCATGCGCGCGGTGTTCCGTTTCAACGATGGGCATCAAGGCGACCTGCAGCAGATCAAGGACGGCTTCAGCGACGTCGCCAGCGCCTTCGACATGAGCTGGGAGCTGCACGACACCCGCGAACCGATGCGTGTACTGCTGATGGTCAGCAAGTTCGACCACTGCCTGACCGACCTGCTCTACCGCTACCACAAGGGCGAGATGGACATGACCATCACCGCCATCGTCTCCAACCACCTAGACCTGCGGCCCATGGCCGAACGCGAAGGCATTCGCTTCATCTACCTACCCGTGACCAAGGACACCAAGGCCCGGCAGGAAGCCGAACTAATGAAGATCGTCGACGACACCGGCACCGAACTGGTGGTACTGGCGCGCTATATGCAGATCCTCTCCGATGACTTGTGCAAGCAACTCTCGGGCCGCGCGATCAATATTCACCATTCGTTCCTGCCCGGTTTCAAGGGTGCCAAGCCCTATCACCAGGCGTACCAGCGTGGCGTGAAATTGATCGGTGCCACCGCGCACTACGTCACCAGCGACCTCGACGAAGGGCCGATCATTGAGCAGGAAGTGCAGCGCGTCGATCACGTCTACATGCCCGACGATCTGGTCGCGATTGGCCGCGACACCGAAACCGTGGCCCTGTCCAAGGCGGTCAAGTACCACCTCGAACACCGGGTTTTCCTCAACCAGGACAGAACGGTGGTTTTCCGGTGA
- a CDS encoding 2Fe-2S iron-sulfur cluster-binding protein has product MNRLPAPMGLLIDRDQPLDFSFDGQHYQGFQGDSIASALLANGRFLLSRSFKYHRPRGPLTMAGQDANSLVQLPEEPNVLADAHALYAGLQVTAQNVNGSLDNDRDAYLGKFSKFMPVGFYYRSLYKPKGMWKVWEPIIRKKAGLGVLDLKFQPEYYDKAYLFTDVAVIGAGPAGLHAALTAANAGAKVLLIEQQAVLGGSLTYGRFDIEGQRGETLRHELLAAVEQHANIQVLTEATCNAWFTDNYLPVIQGKRMYKVRARQCLVCSGSFDQPVIFRNNDLPGVMLTSAAQRLMKLYAVKPGKRAVVLTGNDDGYLAALDLHDQGVEVVALVDLRHAPGDSALLHAVEQRKIPCLSNSTVFEALHEKGMRHINGVEVRQITAQGQVAASGQRLDCDLLCMSAGYMPVYQLLCQAGGKLAYDDQRAEFTLSGLPKNLSVAGSVNGRHGLDNVIADGVNAGADAALALGFEVGTQRAPFGTEGQVNFNWPIFPHPKGKDFVDFDEDLQVADIVNATRIGYRDVQLVKRYSTVGMGPSQGRHSALPTARLVAWATQRNISETGVTTARPPFVAEKLAHVAGRAFDPYRQTPMHARHLQTGAKMMPAGIWQRPAYYGSAKDRERCMQAEALHVHNKVGLIDVSTLGGLDVRGPDAAELLNRMYTFAFLKQPIGRSRYALMTDEHGVVIDDGVCARFAENHFYVTATTSGVDRIYQQMLKWNAQWRLDVDVANVTAAICAVNVAGPDSRKVLEKVCSDLDLSAEGFPYLGVRQGTVAGIKARLLRVGFVGELGYEIHVPARHGLALWDALMEAGKAHDIRPFGVETQRLLRLEKGHVIISQDTDGMTHPAEIDMGWAVSRNKPFFVGRRSVDILDAQPLKRKLVGFTLPKGSLQPLEGHLVLNGPDISGNVTSCEYSATLDKIIGLAYANIDQSQPGQRIPIRVEGGIVLQAEVVKLPFLDPDNQRQEL; this is encoded by the coding sequence ATGAACCGCCTCCCCGCCCCGATGGGCCTGTTGATCGACCGTGATCAGCCTCTGGATTTCAGTTTCGACGGCCAACACTACCAAGGCTTCCAGGGCGACAGCATCGCCAGCGCCCTGTTGGCCAACGGGCGTTTCCTGCTCTCGCGTTCGTTCAAATATCACCGTCCGCGTGGCCCGCTGACCATGGCCGGGCAGGACGCCAACAGCCTGGTGCAATTGCCTGAAGAACCGAATGTGCTGGCCGATGCGCACGCGTTGTATGCCGGTTTGCAGGTCACGGCGCAGAACGTCAACGGCTCGCTCGACAACGACCGCGACGCCTACTTGGGCAAGTTCTCCAAATTCATGCCGGTGGGTTTCTATTACCGCTCGCTCTACAAGCCCAAGGGCATGTGGAAAGTCTGGGAGCCGATCATTCGCAAGAAGGCCGGCCTCGGCGTGCTCGACCTTAAGTTCCAGCCCGAGTACTACGACAAGGCCTACCTGTTCACCGACGTCGCGGTGATCGGCGCCGGTCCCGCCGGCCTGCACGCGGCGCTGACCGCCGCCAATGCCGGAGCCAAGGTGTTGCTGATCGAACAGCAAGCGGTGCTCGGCGGCTCGCTGACCTATGGCCGCTTCGACATCGAAGGCCAGCGCGGCGAAACCCTGCGCCACGAGTTGCTGGCGGCAGTGGAACAGCACGCCAATATTCAGGTACTGACCGAAGCGACCTGCAACGCTTGGTTCACCGACAACTACCTGCCGGTGATCCAGGGCAAACGGATGTATAAGGTGCGCGCCCGCCAGTGCCTGGTGTGCAGCGGTTCGTTCGATCAGCCGGTGATCTTTCGCAACAACGACTTGCCCGGGGTGATGCTGACCAGCGCCGCGCAACGCTTGATGAAACTGTACGCGGTCAAACCCGGCAAACGCGCGGTGGTGCTGACCGGCAACGATGACGGTTACCTCGCCGCCCTCGATCTGCATGATCAAGGTGTGGAAGTGGTTGCTCTGGTGGACTTGCGCCATGCACCGGGAGACTCCGCCCTACTGCACGCCGTGGAGCAACGTAAGATTCCTTGCCTGAGCAACAGCACCGTTTTTGAAGCCCTGCACGAAAAAGGAATGCGCCATATCAACGGCGTCGAGGTGCGCCAGATCACCGCCCAAGGTCAAGTCGCCGCCAGCGGACAACGCCTGGACTGCGACTTGTTGTGCATGTCAGCCGGTTACATGCCGGTCTATCAATTGCTATGCCAGGCCGGTGGCAAACTCGCCTACGACGACCAGCGCGCCGAGTTCACCCTCAGCGGCCTGCCGAAAAACCTCAGCGTCGCCGGCTCGGTCAATGGCCGCCATGGGCTGGACAACGTGATCGCCGATGGCGTGAACGCCGGTGCCGATGCGGCGCTCGCATTGGGTTTTGAGGTCGGAACCCAGCGTGCGCCTTTTGGTACAGAAGGCCAGGTCAACTTCAACTGGCCAATCTTCCCGCACCCCAAGGGCAAGGACTTCGTCGACTTCGATGAAGACCTGCAAGTCGCTGACATCGTCAACGCCACCCGGATCGGTTATCGCGACGTGCAACTGGTCAAGCGCTACTCCACCGTGGGCATGGGTCCGTCCCAGGGCCGTCACTCGGCGCTGCCAACCGCACGGCTGGTCGCCTGGGCGACCCAACGCAACATTAGCGAAACCGGCGTCACCACGGCACGCCCTCCCTTTGTCGCAGAGAAACTGGCGCATGTCGCCGGTCGCGCGTTCGACCCTTACCGGCAAACACCGATGCATGCCCGCCACCTGCAAACCGGGGCGAAGATGATGCCCGCCGGCATCTGGCAGCGCCCGGCCTACTACGGCAGCGCCAAGGATCGCGAACGCTGCATGCAGGCCGAAGCCCTGCACGTGCACAACAAGGTTGGCCTGATCGACGTCTCGACTCTAGGCGGCCTCGATGTGCGCGGCCCGGATGCTGCCGAGCTGCTCAATCGGATGTACACCTTCGCCTTCCTCAAGCAACCGATCGGTCGTTCTCGCTACGCGCTAATGACCGACGAACACGGGGTGGTGATCGACGACGGCGTCTGTGCGCGGTTTGCCGAGAACCACTTCTACGTCACCGCCACCACCAGCGGCGTCGACCGGATCTATCAACAGATGCTCAAGTGGAACGCGCAATGGCGGCTGGACGTGGACGTCGCCAACGTCACCGCCGCCATTTGCGCGGTGAACGTCGCCGGGCCTGATTCACGCAAAGTGCTGGAGAAGGTTTGCAGCGACCTTGATCTGAGCGCCGAAGGCTTCCCTTATCTCGGCGTGCGCCAGGGCACGGTCGCGGGTATCAAGGCGCGGCTGTTGCGGGTCGGTTTTGTCGGCGAACTGGGGTATGAAATCCACGTCCCGGCACGGCACGGGCTGGCGCTGTGGGATGCGCTGATGGAGGCCGGCAAGGCCCACGACATTCGCCCTTTCGGCGTGGAAACCCAGCGCCTGCTGCGCCTGGAAAAAGGCCATGTGATCATCAGCCAGGACACCGACGGCATGACCCACCCGGCAGAAATCGACATGGGTTGGGCGGTCAGTCGCAACAAGCCGTTCTTCGTCGGCCGCCGTTCGGTGGACATCCTCGACGCCCAACCGCTGAAACGCAAACTGGTGGGTTTCACCCTGCCCAAAGGCAGCCTGCAACCGCTTGAAGGTCATCTGGTACTCAACGGCCCGGACATCAGCGGCAACGTCACCTCCTGCGAGTATTCCGCCACCCTCGACAAGATCATCGGCCTGGCCTACGCGAACATCGACCAGAGCCAACCCGGCCAGCGAATTCCGATCCGTGTCGAAGGCGGCATTGTGCTGCAGGCCGAGGTGGTGAAGCTGCCCTTCCTCGATCCCGACAACCAACGGCAGGAGCTTTAA